The DNA segment GGTCATCGCACTGCAACAGGCGTTGCGCGATGAACTCGGGATCGCGGAGGCGCGTGAGATCGCGCGCGATGCCGGGCGGCGGACCGGCGACTATCTGCTCGCGCGGCGGATTCCGCGTCCGGCGCAGGCGCTGCTCAAGATCCTGCCGGCGAAGTTGGCCGCCCGTACCCTGCTCAAGGCGATCTCGGGCAATGCCTGGACCTTCGTCGGGACCGGGCATTTCGCGGTCAAGTCCGAGAGTCCGCCGCTGATCGAGATCACGCATTCGCCGCTCTGTCGCGGGACCATGGCCGATGAGCCGCTGTGCGACTTCTATGCCGGTACCTTCGAGCGGTTGTTCCGGGTGCTGGTGCATCCGGATTCGGTCGTCACTGAGACGGCCTGTCAGGCGACGGGCGATCCGAGCTGCCTGTTCGAGGGGCGCTGGTGATAGCGCGTCGCTCGCTTCCGCACGATTCCTACTGGTTGAATGATCCGGGGCCGGTTCTCATCACCGATGGGGGCCGACTCGGGGCGGATGCGTTCGCGCCTCAGGTCGCTGAGCGCGCGGCGGCGTTCATGGAGTGCGGCCTGAGACCCGGACAGGTCGTGATGGCGCCCGATTCGCCTGCTCTTGATCTGACCCTGACGATACTGGCGCTCGGGCGCATCGGGGCTGGAGTCTTTCCCTATCGTTCCGGCCTCGATCCGGCTGAGCGTCTGGCGTTAGCGGAGCTGGCCGGGGTCGAATGGCTGTGGAATCCTGATTCGACGGGCTTGGTTCCGCTCTTGGACGCGACCCAAACAACGGACGTCTCACCTGAAGCACGCGCCGCGCTCCTGATCAAGACCAGCGGCAGCAGCGGTCATCCCCAGATCGTCATGCACGGCTACGCC comes from the Allochromatium tepidum genome and includes:
- the bchJ gene encoding bacteriochlorophyll 4-vinyl reductase, with amino-acid sequence MSQQENHGRIGPNAVIRVFEALNEQRGRTVAEAVFNRAGLEAYLDALPEAMVPEAEVIALQQALRDELGIAEAREIARDAGRRTGDYLLARRIPRPAQALLKILPAKLAARTLLKAISGNAWTFVGTGHFAVKSESPPLIEITHSPLCRGTMADEPLCDFYAGTFERLFRVLVHPDSVVTETACQATGDPSCLFEGRW